In Streptomyces chartreusis NRRL 3882, the following are encoded in one genomic region:
- the istB gene encoding IS21-like element helper ATPase IstB: protein MNATSRRRMSEQAAETAVVGACRMLRLPTIRGKFPDLAEQAAREQMSYLAFLAELLLAECDDRARRRSERRIKAAAFPRQKSLGEFDFDANPNIHAAVVHTLATCEWVKKGQPLCLIGDSGTGKSHLLIALGTEAAMAGFRVKYTLATKLVNELVEAADEKQLTKTIARYGRVDLLCIDELGYMELDKHGAELLFQVLTEREEKNSVAIASNEAFGGWTKTFTDPRLCTAIVDRLTFNGTIIETGTDSYRLAQSRAKAEQAAMT from the coding sequence ATGAACGCCACCAGCCGCCGCCGGATGAGTGAGCAGGCGGCCGAAACCGCCGTGGTCGGCGCCTGCAGGATGCTCCGGCTGCCCACCATCCGCGGGAAATTCCCGGACCTGGCCGAGCAGGCCGCCCGCGAGCAGATGTCCTACCTCGCCTTCCTCGCCGAACTGCTGCTGGCCGAATGCGACGACCGAGCCCGCCGCCGCTCCGAGCGCCGGATCAAGGCCGCGGCCTTCCCCAGGCAGAAGTCGCTGGGGGAGTTCGACTTCGACGCTAATCCCAACATCCACGCCGCCGTCGTCCACACGCTTGCGACCTGCGAGTGGGTGAAGAAGGGGCAGCCGCTCTGCCTGATCGGCGACTCCGGCACTGGCAAGTCTCATTTGCTGATCGCGCTGGGCACCGAGGCCGCGATGGCCGGGTTCCGGGTGAAGTACACCCTGGCGACGAAGCTCGTCAACGAGCTGGTCGAGGCCGCGGACGAGAAGCAGCTGACCAAGACGATCGCTCGCTACGGCCGTGTCGATCTTTTGTGCATTGACGAACTCGGCTACATGGAGCTCGACAAGCACGGCGCTGAATTGCTCTTCCAGGTTCTGACTGAGCGTGAGGAAAAGAACAGTGTCGCCATCGCCTCCAATGAGGCTTTTGGCGGATGGACCAAGACGTTTACCGATCCCCGGCTCTGCACGGCCATCGTCGACCGGCTGACCTTCAATGGCACGATCATCGAGACCGGCACCGACTCCTACCGCCTGGCCCAGTCTCGGGCCAAGGCCGAACAGGCTGCCATGACCTGA
- a CDS encoding thermonuclease family protein: MPMLLITGSYHILNGRSDGDTIHFKPDKKAEWDLVPGPHKVEHNTSGKAKLRLDAIDTLETHYTRNGNPEVHQPWLHGRAARDALTNWLGFTTVDRAPDETVTAATPTTRPGWILTRGAGRDKRCIALAGKGTPPGTSGTQINVDEALLHTTFNHYILKEGLAYPTYYTNLFPDLRGELTAAVRQAQEENKGLWRDDDTLDGATVTDIDSLQDDAVILPKLFRRLVNTCTSATPTTRT, from the coding sequence ATGCCCATGTTGCTGATCACGGGTTCGTACCACATCCTCAACGGCCGGTCAGACGGAGACACCATCCACTTCAAGCCCGACAAGAAGGCGGAGTGGGACCTCGTCCCCGGCCCCCACAAGGTCGAGCACAACACCTCCGGCAAAGCCAAGCTACGGCTGGACGCCATCGACACACTGGAGACGCACTACACACGCAACGGCAACCCCGAGGTCCACCAGCCGTGGCTCCACGGTCGTGCCGCACGGGACGCGCTGACGAACTGGCTCGGCTTCACCACCGTCGACCGCGCGCCGGACGAGACCGTCACCGCCGCCACCCCCACCACCCGACCCGGCTGGATCCTCACCCGCGGCGCGGGCCGCGACAAGCGCTGCATCGCCCTCGCCGGCAAGGGCACACCCCCGGGCACCAGCGGCACGCAAATCAACGTCGACGAGGCGCTGCTGCACACCACGTTCAACCACTACATCCTCAAAGAGGGCCTGGCCTACCCGACGTACTACACCAACCTCTTCCCCGACCTGCGCGGCGAGCTGACCGCCGCGGTGCGCCAGGCACAAGAGGAGAACAAGGGCCTGTGGAGGGACGACGACACGCTCGACGGCGCGACCGTCACCGACATCGACTCCCTCCAGGACGACGCCGTGATCCTGCCCAAGCTGTTCCGGCGGCTGGTGAACACCTGTACCTCGGCGACCCCAACAACCCGGACTTGA
- a CDS encoding phage holin family protein → MASVSPQSPGPRGPDPSVGELLSTVTSDVQELFRQEAELAKAEIREEASKAGKAAGMYGGAGFAGYMVVLFLSLAAMFGLANVMDTGWAALIIAGVWAVISAVLYVMGRSRMREVAPKPEQTMETLKEDARWARHPTR, encoded by the coding sequence ATGGCATCGGTTTCGCCGCAGTCGCCGGGGCCTCGGGGGCCGGACCCGTCGGTCGGTGAGCTGCTGTCGACGGTGACCTCGGATGTGCAGGAGTTGTTCCGGCAGGAGGCGGAGCTGGCCAAGGCCGAGATTCGCGAGGAGGCCTCCAAGGCCGGCAAGGCAGCCGGGATGTACGGCGGGGCCGGGTTCGCCGGCTACATGGTGGTTCTGTTCCTGTCGCTGGCGGCCATGTTCGGTCTGGCCAACGTGATGGACACCGGCTGGGCCGCGCTGATCATCGCTGGAGTGTGGGCGGTGATCAGCGCTGTGCTGTACGTGATGGGCCGCTCGCGGATGCGGGAGGTCGCGCCCAAGCCGGAGCAGACCATGGAGACGTTGAAGGAGGATGCGCGATGGGCACGTCACCCGACCAGGTAA
- a CDS encoding transglutaminase-like domain-containing protein, translated as MTDDVLNYSRPGLLTSLDSAQLRLIEGLPEDPVGVCAAVQGLVIQPADAAALGVPEDRIAEKNIRPVDKLITALTALDPAPLHQPRTPETRVIGTCRHFATIACAILRARGIASRARCGFGTYFLKDRGVDHWITEYWDEDHNRWVRVDTEHLGKNYVDRPDDLAPGEFLTGGEAWLHYRNGLIDPALFGVAGTDHAWGPHEISGNAVRDLAALCKQETLNWDEWGRMTAAYEGKTGPDYDQLIDVVADTCAKDNSPALTRLFAHDDLAVPQHVLV; from the coding sequence ATGACCGATGACGTGCTCAACTACTCTCGACCTGGGCTCTTAACGAGCCTGGACTCGGCCCAGCTCCGGCTCATTGAGGGACTGCCGGAGGACCCCGTGGGCGTCTGTGCCGCCGTGCAGGGCCTGGTCATCCAGCCCGCAGACGCCGCGGCGCTAGGGGTGCCCGAGGACCGGATCGCCGAGAAGAACATCAGGCCGGTCGACAAGCTGATCACCGCGTTGACCGCCTTGGACCCTGCGCCGCTTCATCAGCCCCGAACGCCCGAGACGCGGGTGATCGGCACCTGCCGTCACTTCGCGACCATCGCCTGTGCGATCTTGCGGGCGCGGGGTATCGCCTCCCGAGCTCGGTGTGGTTTCGGCACCTACTTCCTCAAGGACCGCGGCGTCGATCACTGGATCACCGAGTACTGGGATGAAGACCACAACCGCTGGGTGCGGGTCGACACCGAGCACCTCGGCAAGAACTACGTCGACCGCCCCGACGACCTCGCCCCGGGCGAATTCCTCACCGGGGGTGAAGCGTGGCTCCACTATCGCAACGGGTTGATCGACCCGGCCCTGTTCGGGGTGGCCGGCACCGATCACGCCTGGGGACCGCATGAGATCAGCGGCAACGCCGTCCGCGACCTCGCCGCGCTCTGCAAGCAGGAGACACTCAACTGGGACGAGTGGGGCCGCATGACCGCGGCCTATGAGGGCAAGACCGGTCCCGATTACGACCAGCTGATCGATGTGGTCGCCGACACCTGCGCCAAGGACAATTCACCCGCCTTGACACGTCTGTTCGCCCATGACGATCTGGCAGTTCCGCAGCACGTGCTCGTTTGA
- a CDS encoding Mu transposase domain-containing protein: MRPRTIGEYFAVEQPLLKPLPDEPFDTSGTFALRVDRHSRISVRTNCYSVPVRYIGRRVRAVLHANELVVYDGSTEIARHERLIAKGGERLVLDHYLEALVRKPGALPGATALEQAKAAGKFTPVHDAWWAAACKVRGDRDGTRALIDVLLLGRRIPREHLVAGLAATLRVGALTADAVALEARKAQ; encoded by the coding sequence ATGCGGCCCCGCACCATCGGTGAGTACTTCGCCGTTGAACAGCCCCTGTTGAAGCCGCTGCCGGACGAGCCGTTCGACACCAGCGGCACTTTCGCGCTGCGGGTGGACCGGCACAGCCGGATCTCGGTCCGCACCAACTGCTACTCGGTGCCGGTGCGCTACATCGGCCGCCGGGTGCGGGCAGTGCTGCACGCCAACGAACTGGTCGTCTACGACGGCAGCACGGAGATCGCCCGGCACGAACGGCTGATCGCCAAAGGCGGGGAACGGCTGGTCTTGGACCACTACCTGGAAGCCCTGGTGCGCAAGCCCGGCGCACTGCCCGGGGCGACCGCGCTCGAACAAGCCAAAGCTGCGGGGAAGTTCACCCCGGTCCACGACGCGTGGTGGGCCGCGGCCTGCAAGGTCCGGGGCGACCGCGACGGCACCCGGGCCCTGATAGACGTGCTCCTGCTGGGCCGGCGCATCCCGCGCGAGCACCTGGTGGCCGGGCTCGCCGCCACCCTGCGGGTGGGCGCGCTGACCGCGGACGCTGTCGCGCTAGAGGCCCGCAAGGCCCAGTAA